The Cyclobacteriaceae bacterium DNA segment TTTCAACCAAAGCACAGGTATTGATGGCTATGAATCGAAACGATGAGGCAGAAGCTGTTATGGATAAAGCGATTGCGCATCCCACTGCATCCGTAGGTGCTGTACATCAATATGGCAGGCTTTTGCTAAACACCGGAAAAAATCAAAAAGCCATGGAAGTATTCAAGTTGAATGCAAAAAATCACCCTGAAGATAAATTTACACCTAATGTTGGTTTAGCCAGAGGTTACACCGCATTAGGCGATAAAAAGAATGCCATCAAATATTGGGAGTTAGCGATCAAAAATCTTCCCGAGAATCAGAAGCCTAACCTGGCTTTTTATGAAGGTGAAGTGAAGAAACTGAAAGAATAAAAATACTTGATAGTGGTTGCTTAATTAAGCGACCACTATTTTTTTAATGACACCGGTCCATCTGTTGCACTACCTGTATCCACCACATAGCGCCAGGTTCCATCACTTTTTCGCTTCCACACCGACACGTAATTTCCATAGAGCACCGTATCACGCAATCCGTCCGGTGTTTTGGTGTGTAATTCATATCCACCAAAGGTATAGCCCAAGTTACCACTAGCTTCTGCACGAAGCGGCTCCCAAACTAACTTTTCATCGCCCGGTGGATTTTTCTCATACCAATCCATCAAGGCAAATTTCCCAACCACGGGTTGTTTGCCTGACGTTGGCTTAATCACCTTCTCATCTGCATAATAAATGAAGGCCTCCGCAATACCTTTTTCGCTAGCCATTTGGCTAAACTTCTTATCGGCCTCCATAACCTCAGCTCTTCTTTCAGCATCCGTATCGGGTGATTGACAGGATAAGGCGAGCGGTGCGATGATCAAAAATAATTTAACAAATTTCATAGTGTAAGAGTCGTAGTAAGGAAGCCCTCATTCACAAATTGCCCGAAAGCGGACAACGATTAAAGTAGAAATATACTGAATTTTGCTTAGTCCAATGTAACCATATACCTCGAATCCACACCCCATGAGTGCAAAGAAAATACTGACCCCTACGCTTATTCTTTTATGGATGCTGCAAAGTACCCTTGGTATTTCACAGGATTTATCGCTTCAGGAACGTTACAACCTCGCGAAAGAAGCATATCGGCTGAAAGACTATTCCGTCTTTTACGATCACATTTCCAAGGCACTTGAAATGCATCCCTACCATCAGGGAATCATGTATCAAAAAGCGTTGGCCGCGGTGCATATGCAAAAGCCTGAAGAAGCTGTAGCGCTTCTGCGCAATGCCATTCTGATCAATACGTCATTTGATTTAAGTCTCGATGATTTCAATAGCCTTCATGAACGGGAAGATTTTAAACGCATACAGGAACTTAAAACCGAATTAAATAAACCGATTCAGACCAGTACACGAGCGTTCACCATTTCCGACTCACAACTTCATGCCGAAAGCATTACACCGGGTTTAAAAACCGGAACGTTTTTCGTAACCAGTATTCACAAGCGAAAAGTAATGTTCATTGACGAAGCGGGTACCGATTCTGACTTCATTGCCTCAAAACAAGATGGATTAGGTGCGGCCATGAGTGTGAAGGTTGACCCGATAACCAATAGCCTTTGGGTAGCCTCCACCATCACACCTGAAATGATGGACTACGATTCAACACTCGCATCGGCCATTTATCAATTTGATCTTCGTACGCGTAAGCTGATTGCCCGATATGAACCACAACATGAAGCAAAAGAATTTTTCTTTGGGGATTTGATTCTGAATAAGGCAGGAGATGTATTTGTATCCGACAGTCGTAACAATGTAATTTTCAAAGTAAATCGCCAAACCAAAAAACTTGACCCGTATTTCTCTTCATCTGAATTCTGGAACATTCAAGGTATTGGTTTTTCAAAAGATGAAACATACCTGTACATAGCTGACTATATAAAAGGAATTTTCAGGCTAACTCTGAAAACCCAGGAGCTTATATTACTACCCATTGAGGCTATAGCTTCAATAAAAGGTGTTGATGGGTTATATGTCTATGAAAATAAATTAATAACCATACAAAATGGTGTGCAGCCTATGCGTGTAATGGAGCTTACCCTCAACAACACCCATGACGCTATTGTTGCTGCGCGTACCATTGATAGAGCGCATGCAGATTTTAATGAGCCAACCAATGGCTGCCTTGTTAACAACACACTTTACTATGTAGCAAACAGTCAGTGGAATGGTTACGATGAGCAAAAGAAAATCAAACCGGCCGCAGAACTACAACCCATCATAATCTTAAAATCGCCACTCAAACCGTGATTAATGCCATTGGATTCAGTTGAAGATCAAAATTCCAGTGAAAGGTGCAACCTCTTGCTAAACGCATGAGTCTAATACCAAAACCCCACTGTCATGTTCAAAAACTACCTCCTGATCAGTTTTCGTAATCTTCGCAAGCAATTTTCCTATTCGTTGATCAATATTACCGGACTTGGCTTAGGCCTTGCTACTGCCCTGCTTCTTATTCTATGGGTTACGCATGAGTTAAGTTTTGATACATTTCACAGTAAAGCGGATCGTATTTACAGAAGCTCCATGGAATACAGCTTTGGTGGGCAGGTGTCCAAAACGTCTGTCTCTCCCACCGCGCTGCTACCGGCACTAAAAAGTTTTGCTGAAGTAGAAGAAGGCGTTCGCGTTTACAATCCTTCCGGATGGAGTCCGTTTATTGTAAAAAAAGACGAGAACATTTTTCAGGAAACAAAATTCTTCTTTGCCGATAGCGGGTTCTTCAACGTATTCGATTTTGAACTGATTAAAGGAAATCCGCAGAAAGTATTAACAGAACCCTACTCGGTCATCCTTACCGAAAACACAGCACTAAAATATTTTGGTGATGAAGATCCGATAGGAAAAACCCTTACCATTAACAATGCGCGCGATTATACCGTGACCGGTGTAGTAAAAAATACGCCTGATAATTCAATTTTACGTTTCGATTTCTTAGGCTCCTTTACTTCGCTGGCAGTAACCCGCGCAAAACCATTCTGGTGGAGTGCCAACTACCAAACCTTTGTGGTGGTGCATAAAAATGCTTCGGTTACACAACTCGATCAAAAGCTAAACGACCTCGTTAAGCAAGAACTGGCTGCCGATCTGACCAACGCAGGCGATTATGTGCGCTACAATTTCATGAAGTTAACCGACATCCATCTTCGCTCTGATTTCAGCACGGAAGAAGCAGCGCTGGGCGATATCAAGTATGTTTATATTTTTTCAATAATAGCCATTCTGGTATTGGTTATTGCCAGCATTAATTACATAAACCTGGCTACTGCCCGTGCTGCCGACCGCGCAAAAGAAGTGGGTCTACGAAAAGTGGTAGGTGCAGTAAGGAAACAACTTTTTGCACAATTCATGGGTGAATCTATTGTCATCACCATACTTTCCTTCCTGTTGGCATTTTTTCTTGCACAGGTTATGCTTCCCTTTTTCAATCACATTACCGGGAAAGAATTTGCCTTCGCCTCGTTGTTATCTCCAACTTTTTTGTTGGTGAGCCTCGCAACCTTAATACTCATTGCTGCTTTGTCAGGGGCCTACCCCGCACTGGTTATTACTGGTTTTCAACCCGCTACTGTATTGAAAGGTAACTTCCGCTCAAGCGGCCGTGGAATATGGTTGAGAAAAGCATTGGTGGTTACACAGTTCAGTATTTCTGTCATTCTGATTGTTGGAACATTAATTATTCAAAAGCAACTCACGTTTATTCAGTCGAGAAAATTAGGCTACGATAAGGAGAACACCATCGTTCTGCCTTATGAACGCAGAATGCCTGAAGCATTCTCATCGTTCAAAAATGAATTGATGCGCTCAGGTGTAGTAACCGCTGTGGGTCGTGGCAATGAATCACCTGTTCAGATTCGTGGTGGGTATTCCATTAAAACTGCAGAAACAACAGGCCCCGGTGTTATCATTACCGGTTTACCTGTTGATGAAGACTATGTGCCAGCCTTGGGCATGGAACTATTGGATGGAAGAAACTTTACAAAAGCGGACGTAGAACGGGTTTCCAGGGATACCATTTACTCCTTCATTGTAAATGAATCTGCCCTTGCCGCGCTCTTTCTGGAAAAGGAGAACGCCATTGGAACTGTTGTTGAAGTGAGACCAAGAAAAGGAGAAATTGTTGGAGTTGTTAAGGATTTTCACTTCGCCTCATTACATAATTCAATCGGGCCATTGGTAATTTTTCCGGAAGAAGCTCAACTGAACCACGTGTTTGTTAAGCTTGCCGATGGCGATGTTCAGCAATTGCTGGAAAAAATAAAATCGATTTCAAACGCTATTTATCCGCATCGTCCGTTTGAGTTTCAGTTTGTCGATCAGCAATATGCAGCACTTTACCAAGCCGAAGAACGCATGGGCACCATCTTCACCGTGTTTGCTACCTTGGCTATTATCATTGCATGTCTTGGATTGTTTGGACTTGTTTCTTTTTCTGCCGTTCAGAAAACCAAAGAGATCAGCATTCGCAAAGTGTTGGGCGCATCAGCTCAAAACATTGTGATGCTTATTACCCGCGATTATACACCACTCATTTTAACAGCTATACTTATTGGTCTTCCGGTTTCGTGGTTCATGATGACCAAATGGTTAAGTGCATTCGCCTATAAAACCGAAATCGGTGCATCCTCATTGGTGTGGGCCTCGCTCCTTTGCGTGATAATTGCCTTTGGCACAGCAAGCTATCAGGCCATCAAGGCCGCTTTCATTAATCCGGCCGATAGCCTGCGCAACGAATAATTGCGCTGTAATCCGCTTGTGCTTGTGACTTTCATAAAAGCTTCGGATTATTAAGCAAAGAAATGCGCCTTGCTATCGGATGACGAAATACGCCAGGAGTACCAAATCCTCGAGAAGTCGAAAAAGGATTCGCGTGCATTTGGCGTGTTATATGAAAAATATTTCGATAGGATTTTCAATTTCATTTACCGGCAAACCGATGATGAAGACCTAACTGCTGATCTTTGCTCACAGGCCTTTCTCAATGCACTAAACCATGTAAACCGATTTGAATTTCGGGGCGTACCGGTTTCTGCCTGGCTGTACCGCATTGCGGCCAACGAGGTAAACAAACACTACCGAAAACAAAAAGCTACGCGCGTATTCAGCATTGAAGAAGTGCGTGTAAAAGAACTGGTAGAAATGGGCGCTGATGGCTGGGATGAAGAATTGGTGCAACGATTAATCGGCTATCTAAAAGAATTGCCTACCGATATGCTGGAAGTATTGGAACTTCGGTTTTTTGAAGACAAGGACTTTAAAGAAATTGCATACATTCTGAACATAACCGAAAGCGGAGCAAAAATGCGCACCTATCGGGCACTGGACAGGCTGCGGAAAAATTTTAATCTTAGTATCAAGTACGATGGGAAGAAATGAGATACGGTTGAGGCGAAACATGATGAGCACAGGACGAATTGCGCGACACCGCAATTATTCTGAACTCATGCGCCAACACGATCGCGATTCGCGCATGAAACGCATCGTGCGCGTGTTCACGTATTTTCTGGTTGTGCTGTTTCTGCTTCTCATTTTATTGATTGTGTTGCGCTGGGAATCCAAGCAAACTGAATCGAAAAAAAATTCATCCATTGAAATTTTTGAACCGACTCGTGACTTTGTTGCTAAGAAGTGATTAGGAAGGTGTAACAAAACACCTGACCTATGGAACCCAAGAAAAATCCAAACAAAGATGTACACCGGTACACCAAGCAATTTTTTCTGATCGGCTTTGCCATTAGTGTTGCCGTAGTCATTGTAGCATTCGAATGGCAAAGTCGCATAGCACAAAAACCAGTTGACGGTTTACCACCTCAACAGGAGGTCACATTCTATCCGTACGAAGTAATTCAGGTTAAACACCAGGAGCCTTCGGTACAAAAGCCTAAAAAGATCAAGATGGTTGATCCTACCCGGATTGAAGTGGCAAAAGTAACAGAACCTGAGCCAACAGATATCGAAATAGCCATTGAACCCATTGAAGTTAAACCAGGTCCAATTGAAATTGAAATACCCGTTGAAACATCACCCGATACATTCATCGTGGTTCAACAAATGCCACAACCGGTGGGTGGCTATGAAGCTTTTTACAAGAAAGTAAGCACCTCAATCAAATACCCTAGCCGTGCCAAACAGCGCAATGCCCACGGAAAAGTTTTTGTAGAGTTTGTTGTCAGCCCATCGGGTGAACCGGTAAACTTTAAAATCGTAAAAGGAATCGGCAATGGCTGCGATGAAGAGGCCGTGCGCGTGCTGAAGCAAATTCGTTGGGAGCCAGGCAAACAACGGGGTAATCCGGTATTCGTTAAAATGACCATGCCGGTCCATTTCCGGCTTAATTAACCCCTCAAATGGCCATACAACCCTGTATCGTGATACTTTTTAAGGATTGACCAAAGGCCCAAAACTTAGGTTTTGGGCCTTAAAATGCCTATATTTGCACGGGTTTTAGCGACTAATCCGCGTTTTTAGCAAGACTGGGCACACATCGAAAGTCCGCTTTCTGGAAATCCAAAGATTAATGCACCGCAAAACACACCGGTTGAGTGATAACGCTCAACGGAACTAATTCTAATTTTTCACGTTTCCTCAACATGCGACAGTTAAAAATCAGTAAACAAATCACGAATCGGGAGAGTCAGTCCCTTGACAAATATTTACAGGAAATTGGTAAAGTAGACCTGATCACAGCCGAACAGGAGGTAGAATTAGCCAAGCGTATTAAAGCAGGCGATCAGATTGCCCTTGAAAAACTAACCAAGGCGAACCTTCGCTTTGTTGTATCCGTAGCGAAACAATACCAAAACAATGGCCTTACCCTGGGCGACTTAATTAATGAAGGAAATGTGGGTTTGATAAAAGCGGCAACGCGTTTTGATGAAACCCGTGGTTTTAAATTTATATCCTATGCGGTGTGGTGGATTCGCCAGTCCATTATGCAGGCTTTGGCCGAGCAATCCCGTATTGTGCGCCTTCCGCTGAACCGGGTAGGCTCATTGAACAAAATTTCCCGCACTTTCTCTGAATTGGAGCAGAAATTTCAGCGTGAACCTTCTCCGGAAGAAATTGCTGAAATTCTTGACATTACTGCAGATGAGGTTCGCGAGAACCTGAGTGTAGGCGGTCGTCAGGTTTCCGTAGATGCACCCTTTGCCAATGGCGAAGAAAGCAGCTTGCTGGATGTATTGGAAAGCACCAGTGAAGTTACACCCGATTCTTCCCTGCTGGAAGATTCACTAAGAAAGGAAGTGCAACGCGCATTGGCAACGTTAACCCAACGCGAAGCGGAAGTAATCTCGTATTATTTCGGTTTGAACGGAGAACAGGCGTTGACACTGGAAGAGATTGGTGAGAAGTTTAACCTGACGCGCGAGCGTGTTCGCCAGATCAAGGAAAAAGCAACCCGCAGGTTACGTCATAGCTCACGTAGCAAGAGCCTGAAGGCTTATCTCGGATAATTTTCTAAACAATTGATATAAAAAAAGTCGCCTCTACTGGGCGACTTTTTTATTGATAACTATTCACGCGATCTACTTTTTTCTCACAAAGATATCTCCGTTATAGGTTTTCAACATAAACTCGGGGCCTCCCCCATTTACATCTCCTTTTACCCAATCATCGATCACCACTTTATACACGCCCGATTTTTCATCCTTCTTTTGAATCGGGCCTGACTTAACCAAGGCCACATCAAAATCTGTGAAGATATCGCCTTGATTTGTTTTCATCTTCAGCGAAGACTTCAAGGTTGAAGGAAATGTAAGATCAACATCACCATTGTATGTTGAAAACGACATGGGTGTTCCTTCCGTAACTTTATCGAAGGTAACCTTTATTTCACCATTATAAGAGGTAGCCACTACCGATCCGGAAATGTTATAGGCATAGATTTCACCATTGTAGTTACTCAGTTCAAGTTCACCTTGAATATTTTGAATGGTAAGAACACCATCATTGTACGTATGCACTTGTAGATCAATATTTGAAGGCACTTCAATTTCCAGGCTTAGCGCATTGTTCCATGATCCTGAAGAAATCTTAACAAAGTTGCTGCTCTCTGAAACTTCGAGATCCATCGTGCCACCTGATATTCGCTTCATTCCATCCTTACCTTGCTCAATTTTCTTTCCATCTTTATCAGAGGCCGAATATTTAACCAGAACATCCTTCCTTGGCGTACCCTTTATGGTAATAGAGCCTGAGTTTAAATGTGCCTTTACTTTTCCACGTTTTGCCGGATCACTAAAGGGCACTGTAAAGTCGCCTGCGTTTTGGGCCATAGACCCCATTGATAAGATTGTGCTCAGTATTATAAAAACCAGTTGCTTTTTCATTTTTGTAATTTTTAATTCTCCAATTCCTTTACATAAACATTTCCGTTGAACGTTTCGAAGTCGAGGTGAATACCCCCTGCTCCGATTTTAAACCGGTTACCGGTTAGCTTGTAACGGGTGCGATCGCTTTTTGTATCTTTTTGAACATGAACCGGTAAAGATTCCAGTTTGGCCACATTGGTGTACAAATCGCCATTAAAGCTTTCAAAACTCAGGTTGGCCGACAATCCTTTTTTAAAGTTTGCATTGATGTCGCCATTGAGGGAGTAGTAACGGCAATCCTGATCTGGGTTTTTCGTGTACGAAATATCTACATCACCGTTAATGGTATTGGCATGTGTGGCTCCGGCTATGTTTTTCAATCGTATGCTGCCATTGATATTATCAGCAACGACCACACGTTGAATATTTTCTACATCAATATCGCCATCATTAACAGTGGAAACATGCACGTTAACACCTTGTGGAACTTTTACTGTAAAGTTTACTTTGAAATCGTATCCTTCATTATCACGCCAGTTTTCGTCATCATCACAATCATTCCAATCGTAGCCCCAACCGGCATTTCGCTTTCTGTTCCAGTTATTTTTCTTTCCTTGCCCGAACGTGTTGCTTAAACCATTCAGGTAAAGGATAATCGTATCTGCCCGATCGATCACTCCTATCGTTAATTCACGCTTTCCTTTCTCCAATCGCTGTTCTGTCTTTGCCTTAATCGTTTTTTCGATCTCCACCACTATTTTACTGCCCGTATATCCGGTTACTGATACCGAACCATTGATGTTGGCAATAATCATGGTATTGCTTTGACTGACCTGTTCAAATGAAAATTCGCGCGTCAGCTTTTCGGTATGTGATTGCCCGAAGGTTATCCCGCATATCAGTATCCATAAAAGTGTTATTTGTGTTCTCATAACTCAACTCATTACTTTAATACTTTCCTCAATTCGTTTTTTTACATCACCCGGAGTGCTGTCACTTTTCAGAATTTGCTCCAGTGCCTTTACCGATGATTTTTCTTGTAGCGCAGCCATCAACTCGGCCAACGCCACCTGTACCAATGGCGAATCTTGCCTGCCGATAGATTGCACCAATTGTTCACGAACCTGATCATTGCGCACGTATAGCTTTAATGCTTCCAGTGCGGAAAGTCGTACGTTCACATTCGGATCATTGTTAAGGGTTTGAATCAATGCGTTGGTGACTTTGCTACTCACCTGGTCCATTTCCTGAGTCAAGCTAACGGCTTTCAATCTTTCGGTAGCCGATTCCTTTTCAAGCAGGGAAAGCATCATCATTTCCCTTAGTTCAAATACCTGCTCATTGAGTAAGGCAACCTGCTCATCATCCGAATCGGGTTGAAGGAAATACCCCAGGAAAAAACCAACCAGCAGAGTAACTGAGGCAAATGCCAACTTGGGTGCCAGTTGCGGCCAACTGAAAAAACTACTCCATGAAAATCCACCAGACTCCTGCTTGATTTTAGACAACATCGTGTAGAACTGATGATCCATTTCCGTTGAAGGGACTGGCATTTCCAGTTCCTCCAATTGTCTTTGTACATGCCTGAGGGAATCAAGATCATCCAACTCAATTACTCCCAGCTCAAGCAAGTGCTCAATCTGTTTTAGCTCCGATGGGTCAGCCTGACCTTCATGATACTTGACCAATAATTCATTAATCTTCTCCTTATCCATACTATACTTGCTTTTCAAGTTGTTTGTACACAGCCTTCAATTCTTGCAAGGCCCTGAAAACTTTAACTTTTACGGTACCCTCCGAACAGCCCAGTACCTCACCAATCTCCTTGTACTTCATTTCCTGGAATTTGCTGAGCAACAAAATTTCCCTTCTATCCTGTGGCAACCTTTCCATGGCCATGGCAAGCAACTGCAATTCTTCGCGTTGTTGGAGATCCGTGGTGTGGGAATCGGGTGAACCCAGCCGATCCTGCCAGTTTTCAACAGATTCAACCTTTCCAAATTTGTTCTTCCTATAGTGGTCGTTGTTCACATTACGCGCAATGTGAAACATCCACGTTCTGAAATCGCCATCCCCGCGGAATACATGGCGATACTTCAAAATGCGGAAGAACACATTCTGAACAAGGTCTTCACTTAATTCAGTGTTTTTGCTCAAGCCATAGAAGAACCCGAACAGCGGCCTTTTATAGCGCTCGAACAAAAGGCCTAGCCTGTCGAGATCACCCTCTTTAACCTTGAGCATCAAGGCATTGTCGCTGAGTGTTTCCAATCCGGATAAAGTTTTCAAGCAGGGAAACTCACGATTTCCCCGATGGTTACAGAAAGTTACAGAAAGTTTTAAGGGCAGGTTGGTGTTGGCCCGTGGGTAAAAAGTAAATACGCAACATTCACAAGAAAGACCGACTGCTACCCGTACCTTACCAACTTATAGAAAATGCATGGATGTATATTTCCTTTTAACGCTGGGCTCGTAGGCGGTATAATACTTTTCACTTATATCCTACCAATCAGCCTGTGGATTACGGCTATTTTTTCAGGAGTACGGATTGGACTCGTAGATATGGTGTTCATGCGCTTTCGAAAGGTGCCACCTGCTTTGATTGTACAATCGCTTATTCTGGCTACCAAGGCGGGCATTAAAGGAATCACCTCTAATCAGCTGGAAACCCACTATTTAGCCAAAGGCCATCTGCAGCAGGTAATCAAAGCCTTGATTGTGGCAGACAAAGCCAACCTGAACATGAATTTCAAAGAAGCTACTGCCATTGACCTGGCCGGCCGCGATGTATTACGGGCTGTGCAACTATCGGTAACTCCGTATGTAATTGCAGTACCTGCCATTATGGGTGTATCCATTGAGGGCATTCAACTGGTAGCCGTTGCGCGTGTAACGGTTCGGGCCAACATCCGGCAGTTGGTGGGTGGATCGGGTGAAGAAACCATTATTGCGCGCGTTGGACAGGGTATTATTTCGGCAATAGGTAAAGCGCCTAGTTATAAAGAAGTACTCAGCAATCCGGATAGTATCTCCAAAGAGGTGCTCGCCAATGGGCTTGATTCAGGAACCGCCTATGAAATTTTGTCGATTGACATTGCCGATATCGACATCGGTAAAAACATTGGTGCGCTGTTGCAAATTGATCAGGCCAATGCCGACCTGAATATCGCCAAAGCCAAAGCAGAAGAACGTAGGGCGATGGCCGTGGCACTGGAACAGGAAATGGTTGCCCGGGCACAGGAAGCACGCGCTAAAGTGATTATGGAAGAAGTGAAAATTCCGGCAGCCATATCAGGCGCCTTCCGTTCGCAAAAGTTTCTTAATTGATTTTACGGCATTCGATCAGCCAATCCCAGGGATAGGGATCCTTCATCCAACTGGCAGGTTTATCAAATTCTGTATTCCAATCGTACTCAATTTTTTCGATGGCGGTAACGGTGAGGCCAACCTCACGCATGAGTACATGCAACTCGGTATGCGTATAATGCTTGGTGGGCACATCGTTAATGTGTATAATCCCTTGCACCAGGTGAGGTTTATTCGCTTTGAAATAATCGAACTCATGAGCCGGAATATTTTTCAAATCAATACCTTCTTTTTTGTACATGCGTATCAACTGCCACGAGGCATGCAATACCGACTCAAGTGATGGCACAACCATAAGGGCATGACCCCCACGCTTCAACGATTTCTGAATGTTCCGAAACATGATCACATTCTTTTCCACTTCGGGTAACATGATTACGTTACAGCAAAAAGCAAAATCAGCAGGCGCGATTCTTAACCGGGGGTTTGAAAGGTCAGCATGCTTGAATATGATGTTTTTATACGGGCGTTGCTTTGCCGTTGAAAGGCACTCTTCAGAAATATCAAGTGCAAGAACTTCTTTGAACGCAGGCGCTAAATAAGGAAAGGCCTTGCCTACTCCGCAACCAAAATCGATGGCGCGGTGTTTTTTGTTGGCATGTTTTTTAAAATATCGGGGAAGTATTTTTCGCTTATCGCTTTTGAAGACATCAAATATTTCGTCTTCGTATGTAGGGGCAATGGTATTCCAATGCTTTTGTTGATCCATGTGAACTGGTTAGTGTGTACCGAACAAAGTTAAAACAATTAACGTAGCATCACGCTTTTCCCATGGGCTTCTTCATACCTTGCTGAATAAGTGATTTCAAAACGTTCAGGTCTACATCTCCAAGTCGCTTGATATACAGGCACGATTTTCCGGTTTTGTGCTTTCCCAGTTTTGCCAACAACTCCGGCTGTTGCTCCAGACCGCTCATGATGTAAAGGGTAAGCGCTTGCTTGCGCGGAGAAAAACCACATAAAAACCAATCGCCCTCACGACCGCTGGCGTATTTATAATGGTATTCGCCAAACCCAACAATACTGGTGCCCCACATTTTGGGTTCGGTCTTAGTAATCGTCTTCATCAACGCAGCAACTTTCTCACAATCTTCACGCATTTGCGTATCCTTCACCGATTGGAGAAAAGCCTTTACGCTTGAGGTGTTCTTTTTGGTTTTGAGTTCGGCCATATTGGAAAGTGTGTTATCCAAAAATAGAAAAACGACCGCTCTTCTTAAAGAAGTTACCAAACCAGATCGTGAACGTAAAACGGTTCTTACTACACCGGCACACGGGCCGTCTGATACCAAAACCGATCGATTGAACTGACCAAATCAATAAAATCATCCAATTGAATGGGCTTGGGAATGTAGGCATTGGCAAAATTCTGGTACGACTTCCGTATATCTTCCGGATTGGTTGATGTGGTCAACATGAGCACTGGTATGTGTCGCGTGGCATCATTATTTTTTGTGCGGATAAGAATTTCATGACCATTTACACCCGGCAGGTTTACGTCCAGCAAGATTAAATCGGGCGGTCTTGCATCTGTATAACGACCTTGCTTGAAAATGAAATCCAGGGCTTGCAGACCATCCGTGGCCACCGTTAATGAGTGGGGCAGATTCAACTCTTCGAATGCTTCACGCATAAGTAACACATCACCCGCATTATCTTCAACAAGTAAAATGTGTTTTCGGCCCTCACTGGCCGTTGCATTTTTCATTTGGCTTTAACTAAACGTTATACACTATTCATCTTAGAGGGCTTTGAACTACAGACCAATTCTCAATTAATCCGGTAATGTCCGCAT contains these protein-coding regions:
- a CDS encoding DUF1801 domain-containing protein; this translates as MAELKTKKNTSSVKAFLQSVKDTQMREDCEKVAALMKTITKTEPKMWGTSIVGFGEYHYKYASGREGDWFLCGFSPRKQALTLYIMSGLEQQPELLAKLGKHKTGKSCLYIKRLGDVDLNVLKSLIQQGMKKPMGKA
- a CDS encoding response regulator translates to MKNATASEGRKHILLVEDNAGDVLLMREAFEELNLPHSLTVATDGLQALDFIFKQGRYTDARPPDLILLDVNLPGVNGHEILIRTKNNDATRHIPVLMLTTSTNPEDIRKSYQNFANAYIPKPIQLDDFIDLVSSIDRFWYQTARVPV
- a CDS encoding class I SAM-dependent methyltransferase — protein: MDQQKHWNTIAPTYEDEIFDVFKSDKRKILPRYFKKHANKKHRAIDFGCGVGKAFPYLAPAFKEVLALDISEECLSTAKQRPYKNIIFKHADLSNPRLRIAPADFAFCCNVIMLPEVEKNVIMFRNIQKSLKRGGHALMVVPSLESVLHASWQLIRMYKKEGIDLKNIPAHEFDYFKANKPHLVQGIIHINDVPTKHYTHTELHVLMREVGLTVTAIEKIEYDWNTEFDKPASWMKDPYPWDWLIECRKIN
- the floA gene encoding flotillin-like protein FloA (flotillin-like protein involved in membrane lipid rafts), whose amino-acid sequence is MHGCIFPFNAGLVGGIILFTYILPISLWITAIFSGVRIGLVDMVFMRFRKVPPALIVQSLILATKAGIKGITSNQLETHYLAKGHLQQVIKALIVADKANLNMNFKEATAIDLAGRDVLRAVQLSVTPYVIAVPAIMGVSIEGIQLVAVARVTVRANIRQLVGGSGEETIIARVGQGIISAIGKAPSYKEVLSNPDSISKEVLANGLDSGTAYEILSIDIADIDIGKNIGALLQIDQANADLNIAKAKAEERRAMAVALEQEMVARAQEARAKVIMEEVKIPAAISGAFRSQKFLN